The nucleotide window CGGCGAGCAGGCCGCCCTCGTAGAGCAGCTTCATGGAGCTGTCGTACTCGTCCTGCGCGATGTCCACGAAGTCCACCGTGCGCGTGAGCTGGAGGTGCGGAAAGTCGGCCTGCAACTGCGCGAGCGCGCGCTGCACGCCCGCGCCCACCTCGACCTCGCTCGCGCCACGGCTGCGCGAGACCTCGAAGCCGATCACGCTGCGGCCGTCGAGCAGCGCCGCCGAGCGCGGCTCGGCGATGGTGTCGGTCACGGTGGCCACCTGGTCGAGCCGCACGCGGCGGCCGTCGGACAGGGCGATGTCCATGGCCGCGAGTTCCTGCGCCGTCTGCACCGTGGCGATGGTGCGCACGGGCTGCTCGGCCCCGCCCAGGTCGACGCGGCCGCCCGCACTCTCGAGCTGCACCTGGCGCAGCTGGCGCGAGACATCGGCGGCCGTGGCGTTCAGCGCCTGCAGGCGCAGCGGATCGAGCGCCACCTGCACCTGCCGCGTGACACCGCCCACGCGCCCCACGCCCCCCACGCCCGGCACCGCCAGCAGGCGGCGCGTGAGCGTGTCGTCCACGAACCAGGACAGCGCCTCGTCGTCCCAGCGGTCCGACGCGATGGCATACGCCTGCACCGGCTGCGACGACAGCTCCAGCTTGGCCACGATGGGGTCGCGCAGGTCGGCCGGCAGGTCGGCGCGCACCCGCGACACGGCGGAGCGCACGTCGTCCACTGCCTCCTGCACCGGCTTTTCGAGCCGGTACTCGGCGGCGATGGTGGCCGAGCCATCGACCAGCGTGGAGGTGATGTGCTTGAGCCCCTGCGTGGTGGCGATGGCGTTCTCGATCTTGCGCACCACGTCGCTTTCGAGCTGCCCCGGCGCGGCGCCGGGCAGCACGGCCGTCACCATGACCACCGGCAGGTCCATGTCGGGAAAGTTCTGCACCTTCATGGCGCGGAACGACAGCAGCCCGGCGAACGTGAGCAGCACGAACAGCATGGCCGCAGGGATCGGGTTGCGGATCGACCAGGCGGACAGATTCATGGCATACGCTCCTTATTTGGTAGCTGCTTGCGCTTGACCAGAGGGCGCTGGAGGCTGTTTTGGCTTGGAATCCGGTTCCACGCGCACCAGGTCGCCATCGTTCAGGAAGGCGCCGCCGCGCGCCACCACGGCGGCGCCCTCGGCCAGGCCCGACAGCACCTCGACGCGCGCGCCTGCACGCTCGCCGGTCTGCACGCGGCGCATGGCCACGCGGCTGCCCTCGACCACCTCGAACACGTGGCTGAAGCCGTCGCGCACCACCAGGGCCGACTGCGGCACGGTGAGCGCGCTGCGCTCGCCCAGCAGGAATTCGCCGCGCGCGAACATGCCCGCGCGGATGTCGGCATGCGCCGGCAGGTCCACATAGACCAGCGCGTTGCGCGTGGCCGGGTCCACCGTGGGCGCCACCATGCGCACCTTGCCCGCCACCTCGGCCCCGCTGGCGGCGGTGACGCGCGCCCCGGCCCCGGCGCGGATGCGCGGCAGGTCGCTCGACGTGACTTCGGCGCGCCACTCCAGGCGGCCCTTGCGCACCATGCGGAACAGCTCCGTGCCCGCCCCCAGCACGGCGCCCACGGTGGCCGTGCGCGCCGAGATCACGCCGTCGTCGGGCGCCAGCACGCGCGTGTGCGCCAGGCGCAGTTGCTGCACGCGCAGTTGCGCCTGCGCCGCCTCGACGCGCGCCTGCGCCGTCTGGCCCGCCGTGGCGTACTGCTGGATCTGCTGCGCGCTCAGGGCGCCCGTGGCCTGCAGCGTGCGTGCGCGCTCGTCGTTGGCGGCGGCTTCGGCGGCGCTGCTGCGCGCTTCCATGAGGCTGGCGCGGGCCTGGGCCACGTCGGCCTGCACGGTGTCGTCGGCGAAGGTGGCGAGCAGCTGGCCCTTGCGCACCACGTCGCCCACGTTCACGCGCACGTCGGTCAGGCGCAGACCGTTGCTTTCGGCGCCGATGCTGGCCTCCTGCCACGCGGCCACGCTGCCGTTGGCCGCGAGCCGCAGCGCCAGGGTGGCGCGCTCGGGCGCCACGGTGTTCACCGCCAGCGCGGGCCGGGGCTTGCCGGCCTGCGCCTCGTCGGCAGCGCGCGACGCGCCGGCGGGCAGCAGCCAGGCGCCCAGGGCCAGCATGCCCGCCGCCGCCAGGGCCCAGGCCAGGGAAGAAGGAGACAGTCGCTGCAGATGCTGCATGGAAGATCCATTCATGGGTTCGGGTGCGGAAAAGCCGCTGTTAATCAGGACGTAGTCAGGGCATGGCCCGCGCGGCCACGGGGAGCGGGGCCGCATCGGGCCCGGGCGCGCCTGCGTCCCAGCCGCCGCCCGCGGCGCGGTACAGGGCCACCCAGGCGGCCATGCGCTCCTGGCGCAGGTTCATCACGGCGGTTTGCGCGGCCAGCGCGCTGCGGCGCACCTCTTCGAGTTCCATCAGGCTCGCCAGCCCGCCGCGCCAGCGCGCCTCGGCCGCGAGGTAGGCGGTGTGGTAGCCCTGGGCGGCGCGCGCGGCGTCGGCGCTGCGCTCGGCGGCGCCCTGCAGGCGCACCAGGGCCTGCTCGACCTCGCTCACGGCCTGGCGCACGCGGGCCCGGTACAGCGCCACGGCTTCGTCATAGCGCGCCTGCGCCGCGTCCACCTGGGCGGCCCGGCGGCCGCCGTCGAACAGCGGCAGGCTCAGCGTGGCGGGGCCCAGCGCCCAGGCATTGGCCCCCTGCTGCTGCCCGCCCATGCTCAGCCAGCCCGCGCCCACCGTGCCGCTGAGCACCAGGCGCGGATAGCGTTGGGCCCGGGCGCTGCCCACCTCGGCGCTGGCGGCGGCCACTTCGCGCTCGGCGCTGTAGAGGTCGGGCCGCTGCGCCAGCACCTGGGCCGGCAGCGCGCTGACCGCGAACAGTGCATCGGGCGCCTCCTGCGCCGGCAGGGCGGACAGGCGCTCGCGCAGCACCGGCTCGTCCCAGCCGGTGAGCGCCACCAGCCCCTTCAGGGCCACCTCGCACTGCAGGCGCTGCTGCACGGCGCGCGCCTGGCCCTCGGCCTGGCTGGCCTGGGCCAGCGCCGCCGTGGCGGGGGCGGTGAAGCCGGCCTGCTCGGACAGGCGCGCCAGCCGCGCGGTCTCGCTGCGCGACTGCGCATCGGCCTGCGCCACCGCCTGCAGCTGCCTGCACTGGCGCCATTCGCTGGTGGCCAGCGCCACCTCGGCGGCGACCGAGACGCGCGCCTCGTGCCATTGCGCCCGCGCCCCGGCCAGGCGCTGCGCGGTGGCCTCGCCCTGGGCCGCGTTGCCGCCGAAAAGATCGACCTCCCAGCTCGCCTGCAGCGTGCCCTGGGCCACGGTGTTCAGCCCGCCTTGCTGCGTGTCCAGCCCCCTGCGGGCGGTGGCCTGGGCGTCCAGCGCCGGCCACAGGGCCGCGCGGGCCGCCACCTGGCTGGCGCGCGCCTGCGCCAGGCGTGAACGGGCCTGGGCCATGGACGGGCTGACCTCCTGCGCCGCGGCGATCAGTTCCACCAGCAGCGGATCGCCCATGCGCTGCCACCAGTGCGCCAGGTCGGCCACGCTGGCGCCATGGGGCAGCGGCGCCTGCCACCCCGCGGGCACCGCGGCCGGCACGCTGGGCGGCGGCGCGCCGGCCGCGCAGGCCGCCAGTGCCAGAGGGGCGGCCGCCAGTGCCAGGCGGCCGAGCATGGAGAGGGTCATGGTGCGGTCTTCTTTCTGCGCGGCGCGCGCGCGGCGGAGGCGGGTGCGGCGCCGCGCAGCGCCTGCTCGGCGGCCACGATGGCCAGGGCGTAGGCGGCCATGCGCTCGATCCAGGCATCGACGGCCTCGGGCGTGGCCAGCAACTGGGGGCGCACGGTCTCCACCACCTCGCGGTGGCTCCAGAGCTGGAAGGCCAGGCCCGCGAGGGTCAGGGCCAGGCGGTGCATGCCGTCGTCCGCCCGGGCCACGCCCATGTGGCGGCACAGCAGGCCGACGAGCGCCTGGTGGGGCTGGCGCACATCCTTGTCCATCTCGCGCTCCCACTGCCCGGTGGGCTCCAGCATTTCGCGGATGTGCAGGCGCACGCACTGGCGCATGAGCTCGCCCTGCTTGAGCGGCGCCAGCGCCCCGCGGAAGTAGCACTGCAGCGCCTCGCGCAGCGGCACGTCGGGGTGGGTGAAATCGGGGATGAGCGAGTGCATGTCGCCCAGCGGCTCGGAGAAAACGGCGGCGTAGAGCGCGGCCTTGTCGCCGAAGTAGTAGCTCACCGCCGCCACGTTGGCCTGGGCGGCGGCGGCAATGGCGCGGATGGAGGTCTTGGCGTAGCCCTGTTCGGAAAAGAGCTTGAGCGCGGCCAGCAGCAGGCGCGTGCGCGCGGGCGCCTCGCCCTCGGGGGCCGGGGGCGCGGGAGCGGCGGTGGAATCAGGGCGTGCGCGGGTCATCGCGCCGCATTACACCACAATAAATCAAACGTTTGTTTAAACCCAGGACACCCACGATAGCTACTGTATTGATAGCTGCTCGCGCTTGTCCCTATTGGCCTGGAGCCCGAAAAGGCTTGGAATGCAGGTTCAGCCAAAAACGGCCGCCCACAGCGCGAGCACGGCGTCGCGCTGGGCGCGCACCTGGTCGAGCGGGGTCGGGGCAGTGTCCTCGTTGAGCCGCGCGCGGTGCTGCACGCGGCGCAGTTCGCGGTAGGCGTCGGCCGCGGCGCGGCCCACGTCCGCGGGCAGCAGGCCCACAGCCTCGGCGCGCTGCAGCAGCGCGATGTTGCCCACGTTGCCAACGAGCTCCGGGTGCGCGCCGGACTGCGACAGCACCAGGTACTGCACGGCGAATTCCGCATCCACCATGCCGCCGGGGCTGTGCTTCACGTCGAAGCCCTCGCCGCGCACGGGGTGGGCGGCGCGCACGCGCTCGCGCATGGCGGTGATCTCGGCACGCAACAGCGCGGCATCGCGCGGCGCGGTGATGACGGCCTCGCGCACGGCGTCGAAGCGCGCGCGCAGGTCCTCGCTGCCGAGCACGAAGCGCGCGCGCGTCATGGCCTGGTGCTCCCAGGTCCAGGCGGTGTTGCTGCCGCGCTGCTGCTGGTAGTCGGCATAGGCGGTGAAGCTGGTCACCAGCAGGCCGGAGTTGCCGTTGGGGCGCAGCGCGGTGTCGATCTCGAACAGGTCGCCCTCGCCGGTTTTCACCGTGAGCCAGTTGATGAGCTTGCGCACGTAGGCGGAATAGATCTCGGGGGCGCGCTCGTCGTCGTCGTCGAAGACGAACACGATGTCCAGGTCGCTGCCGTAGCCCAGTTCCTTGCCGCCGAGCTTGCCGTAGCCAATGATGGCGAACTGCGGCACCTCGCGGTGGCGCGTCTTCAGGCGCTCCCAGCACCACCGGGCGGTCACGCGCAGCACGCTGTCGGCCAGCAGCGACAGGTCGTCGGCCACCTGCTCCACGCGCATGCGGCCTTCCACGTCGCGCGCCAGGGTGCGGAAGACCTCGGCATGGTGGGCGCGGCGCAGCAGGTCGAGCAGGTTCTCGTCGTCGTCCTCGCCGGTGGAGCGCAGCGCGGTGCGGCGCAGCTCCAGCTCGTGCTCGAAATCCGGGGCCACGAAGCGCTCGGCCAGCAGGGCCTCGCCCGCCAGCTCGTCGATCACGCCCGGATGCTGCAGCAGGTAGCGCGCCGGCCAGCGCGCCGCGCCCAGCAGGTGCAGCAGGCGCTCGTGCACGAAGGGGCGCTCCAGCAGCAGCGCCAGGTAGCTCTCGCGGCGCAGCAGCGGCTCCAGCCAGTCCACCAGGCGCACGGCGGCCTGCTCGCTCACGCTGCCCTCGCGCAGCCACTGGGCGGTGCGCTGCACCAGGCGCAGCAGGCGCGCGCGCGCCTCGTCGCGCAGCGCCTGCACGCGCGGGTGCGTGCGCCACTGGGCCACGCGCTCCTGGAAGCCGCCCGAGAGCTGCTCCAGCAGGCTGTCGAGTTCGGGCGCGGCGTCGCCTTGCGCGCGCGGCCCGCCGCAGCCCCCGCTGCTGCACTGCTTCTTGCCAGCGCCGCCCAGCAGGGTGTCGAACTCCTGGGCCACGAACTCGCGGTGCGCATCGAGCTGGTGCAGGAAGGTGCGGGTGTCCAGGCCCAGGGTCCGGGCGATCCAGCCCAGGTCGTCGTCGCGCGTGGGCAGCACATGGGTCTGCTGGTCGTCCAGGTACTGGATGCGGTGCTCGACGCGGCGCAGGAAGACATAGGCGGCGGCCAGTTGCGCGGCCGTCTCCTGCGGCATCAGGCCGGCGCGCGCCAGGCGCTGCAGGGCCTCCAGCGTGGGGCGGCAGCGCAGCTCGGGGAACTGGCCGCCGCGCACCACCTGCAGCAGCTGCACGGTGAACTCGATCTCGCGGATGCCGCCGCGCGAGAGCTTGACGTCGTTGGCGCGCTCGGGCCGGCCAGCGCTGCGCTGCATGGCGTGGTCGCGGATCTGGCGGTGCAGCCCGCGCAGCGCGTCGAACACGCTGTAGTCGAGGTAGCGGCGAAAGACGAAGGGCAGCACCGCGCCGCGCAGGCCCTGCACCTCGGGGCCCTTGACGCTCTCCAGGGGCGCCACCACGCGGCTCTTGAGCCAGGCGAAACGCTCCCACTCGCGGCCCTGCACCTGCAGGTATTCCTCCAGCGCCTGCAGCGAGACGGCCGGGGGGCCCGAGTTGCCGTGCGGGCGCAGCGCCAGATCGACGCGGAACACGAAGCCGTGCTCCGTGGTGTCGCCGATCAGGCCGTAGATGGCCTTCACCGCCCGGGCGAAGTATTCGTGGTGCGAGAGCTTGCCGCGCCCATCGGGCTGGCCGGCGGTCTCGCCGTCTTGCTCGTAGACGTAGATCAGGTCGATGTCGCTCGACACGTTGAGCTCGCGCGCGCCCAGCTTGCCCATGCCCACGATCCACAGCGGCACGCCGCGCCCACCCGGGCCCTGCGGCGCGCCATGGCGCTCGTCGAGGTCGGCGCGCACCTGCTGGCAGGCGCGGTCCAGCGCCAGTTCGGCCAGCGCGGTCACGGCGTGCGTGATCTGCTCCAGCGGCGCCTGGCCGTCGCAGTCGAGCACGATCAGGCGCTCCATGACGATCTGGCGCAGGATGCGCAGCGCCGCGCCCAGGCCCGCCGCCCCGCCCGGGCCGCGTGCCATGAGCACCGCCAGCGCCGCCTCCATGGCCGCGCGCGTCGGCGGCCCCGGCGGCAGCAGCGCCAGCTCCTCGGCGTAGCGCCGGTGCAGGCGCTGGAAGAAGCGGGAGTGCGCGGCCTGCACGGGAGCGGGCGCTGGCGCGGCGGGGGAGGAGAGATCGGCGGACTGCATGCGTTCTTAAAGGCGAGGCAACGAAAGGAAACGACCTGTCAACAAGGGGGAACGCACGAAAACGGCGCGGGGCCGCGGGTGATAATTCCCGCCACATTCCCGCGCGCCATGACCGAATCGATCACCCACCCACCCCGTTTGCTGCGATGGGTCGCCGGCTTCGCGCGCTGGGCCCTGGGTTTGCTGCTGGGCATGTGGCTGCTGCTGGCCGTGGCGTGGGGGCTGCTGCACGGCCTGATTGTGCCGCGTGTGGGCGAATTCCGCCCGCAGCTCGAAGCCTACGCCGCGCGCGCCTTGGGGGTACCCGTGCGCATCGGCGCCCTGCACGCGCGCACCGAGGTGCTGGTGCCATCGTTCGAGCTGGAAGACGTGGCGCTGCTCGACGCCGATGGGCGCGCCGCGCTGCAGCTGCCGCGCGTGGTGGTGGCGCTGTCGCCGCGCTCGCTGCTGCGCATGGGGTTCGAGCAGCTGTACATCGAAC belongs to Acidovorax sp. YS12 and includes:
- a CDS encoding efflux RND transporter periplasmic adaptor subunit; translated protein: MQHLQRLSPSSLAWALAAAGMLALGAWLLPAGASRAADEAQAGKPRPALAVNTVAPERATLALRLAANGSVAAWQEASIGAESNGLRLTDVRVNVGDVVRKGQLLATFADDTVQADVAQARASLMEARSSAAEAAANDERARTLQATGALSAQQIQQYATAGQTAQARVEAAQAQLRVQQLRLAHTRVLAPDDGVISARTATVGAVLGAGTELFRMVRKGRLEWRAEVTSSDLPRIRAGAGARVTAASGAEVAGKVRMVAPTVDPATRNALVYVDLPAHADIRAGMFARGEFLLGERSALTVPQSALVVRDGFSHVFEVVEGSRVAMRRVQTGERAGARVEVLSGLAEGAAVVARGGAFLNDGDLVRVEPDSKPKQPPAPSGQAQAATK
- a CDS encoding efflux transporter outer membrane subunit, with the protein product MTLSMLGRLALAAAPLALAACAAGAPPPSVPAAVPAGWQAPLPHGASVADLAHWWQRMGDPLLVELIAAAQEVSPSMAQARSRLAQARASQVAARAALWPALDAQATARRGLDTQQGGLNTVAQGTLQASWEVDLFGGNAAQGEATAQRLAGARAQWHEARVSVAAEVALATSEWRQCRQLQAVAQADAQSRSETARLARLSEQAGFTAPATAALAQASQAEGQARAVQQRLQCEVALKGLVALTGWDEPVLRERLSALPAQEAPDALFAVSALPAQVLAQRPDLYSAEREVAAASAEVGSARAQRYPRLVLSGTVGAGWLSMGGQQQGANAWALGPATLSLPLFDGGRRAAQVDAAQARYDEAVALYRARVRQAVSEVEQALVRLQGAAERSADAARAAQGYHTAYLAAEARWRGGLASLMELEEVRRSALAAQTAVMNLRQERMAAWVALYRAAGGGWDAGAPGPDAAPLPVAARAMP
- a CDS encoding CerR family C-terminal domain-containing protein, encoding MTRARPDSTAAPAPPAPEGEAPARTRLLLAALKLFSEQGYAKTSIRAIAAAAQANVAAVSYYFGDKAALYAAVFSEPLGDMHSLIPDFTHPDVPLREALQCYFRGALAPLKQGELMRQCVRLHIREMLEPTGQWEREMDKDVRQPHQALVGLLCRHMGVARADDGMHRLALTLAGLAFQLWSHREVVETVRPQLLATPEAVDAWIERMAAYALAIVAAEQALRGAAPASAARAPRRKKTAP
- the glnE gene encoding bifunctional [glutamate--ammonia ligase]-adenylyl-L-tyrosine phosphorylase/[glutamate--ammonia-ligase] adenylyltransferase, whose protein sequence is MQSADLSSPAAPAPAPVQAAHSRFFQRLHRRYAEELALLPPGPPTRAAMEAALAVLMARGPGGAAGLGAALRILRQIVMERLIVLDCDGQAPLEQITHAVTALAELALDRACQQVRADLDERHGAPQGPGGRGVPLWIVGMGKLGARELNVSSDIDLIYVYEQDGETAGQPDGRGKLSHHEYFARAVKAIYGLIGDTTEHGFVFRVDLALRPHGNSGPPAVSLQALEEYLQVQGREWERFAWLKSRVVAPLESVKGPEVQGLRGAVLPFVFRRYLDYSVFDALRGLHRQIRDHAMQRSAGRPERANDVKLSRGGIREIEFTVQLLQVVRGGQFPELRCRPTLEALQRLARAGLMPQETAAQLAAAYVFLRRVEHRIQYLDDQQTHVLPTRDDDLGWIARTLGLDTRTFLHQLDAHREFVAQEFDTLLGGAGKKQCSSGGCGGPRAQGDAAPELDSLLEQLSGGFQERVAQWRTHPRVQALRDEARARLLRLVQRTAQWLREGSVSEQAAVRLVDWLEPLLRRESYLALLLERPFVHERLLHLLGAARWPARYLLQHPGVIDELAGEALLAERFVAPDFEHELELRRTALRSTGEDDDENLLDLLRRAHHAEVFRTLARDVEGRMRVEQVADDLSLLADSVLRVTARWCWERLKTRHREVPQFAIIGYGKLGGKELGYGSDLDIVFVFDDDDERAPEIYSAYVRKLINWLTVKTGEGDLFEIDTALRPNGNSGLLVTSFTAYADYQQQRGSNTAWTWEHQAMTRARFVLGSEDLRARFDAVREAVITAPRDAALLRAEITAMRERVRAAHPVRGEGFDVKHSPGGMVDAEFAVQYLVLSQSGAHPELVGNVGNIALLQRAEAVGLLPADVGRAAADAYRELRRVQHRARLNEDTAPTPLDQVRAQRDAVLALWAAVFG